One part of the Ornithodoros turicata isolate Travis chromosome 2, ASM3712646v1, whole genome shotgun sequence genome encodes these proteins:
- the LOC135384783 gene encoding myb/SANT-like DNA-binding domain-containing protein 3 — translation MAKRAPNFTASELSLLLDLVDKYKSVIENKKTDGKTVQQKSVAWVKLATEFNAQSAVHTRDADQLRRCFENQKKKSRKEIARHRYAVFATGGGPPPSQLSSTAIQVASIVPGNLQPLQNTYDSDASRILDAISSGSSETGIPADMHPGASSSGVGGEVFRTDTANEHSSATGPSVPPLSIQTDVPNTTCLSSEVPASSRRRPLPPRRPSMQPAQKSALWYKKLAQSKILLNQEKMEVAKVKEQIAKEKLAHLQMDAHYKAMLLESAQLDVELKRRQLANMDSHFHNM, via the exons ATGGCGAAACGAGCCCCAAACTTCACTGCTAGTGAGCTTTCACTACTACTTGATCTTGTAGATAAGTACAAGAGTGTAATAGAAAACAAGAAAACGGATGGCAAGACAGTGCAGCAGAAAAGTGTAGCATGGGTCAAACTTGCCACAGAGTTCAATGCACAGTCAGCGGTGCACACTAGAGATGCTGATCAATTACGACGGTGTTTCGAGAATCAGAAGAAAAAGTCCAGGAAGGAAATCGCAAGGCACCGGTATGCTGTGTTTGCTACTGGAGGTGGGCCACCGCCATCCCAGCTGTCCAGTACAGCGATTCAGGTAGCATCTATTGTGCCTGGCAACCTGCAGCCCCTACAGAATACGTATGACTCCGATGCGTCTAGGATATTAG ATGCCATTTCTAGTGGCAGCAGTGAGACCGGCATCCCTGCG GATATGCATCCTGGTGCCAGCTCCAGTGGCGTTGGGGGGGAAGTTTTTCGCACAGACACCGCTAATGAACACAGCTCAGCAACCGGACCATCTGTGCCCCCTTTGTCAATTCAGACAGATGTGCCCAACACGACTTGTTTGAGCAGTGAAGTCCCTGCATCATCGCGCAGGAGGCCACTCCCACCGCGACGGCCATCTATGCAACCAGCGCAGAAGTCAGCGTTGTGGTACAAGAAGCTCGCACAATCAAAGATACTACTGAATCAGGAAAAAATGGAGGTTGCAAAGGTCAAGGAACAAATTGCTAAGGAGAAGTTGGCACATTTGCAAATGGATGCCCATTACAAGGCCATGCTTCTCGAGTCAGCCCAACTTGACGTGGAACTGAAGCGAAGGCAGCTGGCAAACATGGACAGCCACTTTCACAATATGTAA